From Triticum aestivum cultivar Chinese Spring chromosome 4A, IWGSC CS RefSeq v2.1, whole genome shotgun sequence, a single genomic window includes:
- the LOC123083109 gene encoding CEN-like protein 4 isoform X2 produces the protein MARVRNPLVVGKVIGEVIDNFNPTVNMTVTYNSDKQVSNGQEFLPSAVVSKPRIQVPGGDMRSFFTLVMTDPDVPGPSDPYLREHLHWERGGELRQPNAQHRHSQVHLRAVQTEEAAGCEPSSSLHQGLLQHSPLRRRERPRPPGRRRLLQRAAGDSRAPPLM, from the exons ATGGCTAGGGTCCGAAACCCTCTCGTCGTCGGAAAGGTCATCGGGGAGGTCATTGACAACTTCAACCCCACGGTGAATATGACGGTGACCTACAACTCCGACAAGCAGGTGTCCAATGGCCAGGAGTTCTTGCCGTCGGCGGTCGTGTCCAAGCCACGCATTCAGGTCCCGGGCGGCGACATGAGATCTTTCTTCACTCTG GTCATGACGGACCCGGATGTGCCAGGGCCTAGCGATCCATACCTGAGGGAGCATCTCCACTG GGAGCGAGGTGGTGAGCTACGACAGCCCAATGCCCAACATCGGCATTCACAGGTTCATCTTCGTGCTGTTCAAACAGAAGAAGCGGCAGGCTGTGAACCCTCGAGCTCCCTCCACCAGGGACTGCTTCAACACTCGCCGCTTCGCCGACGAGAACGACCTCGGCCTCCCGGTCGCCGCCGTCTACTTCAACGCGCAGCGGGAGACAGCCGCGCGCCGCCGCTGATGTGA
- the LOC123083109 gene encoding CEN-like protein 2 isoform X1: MARVRNPLVVGKVIGEVIDNFNPTVNMTVTYNSDKQVSNGQEFLPSAVVSKPRIQVPGGDMRSFFTLVMTDPDVPGPSDPYLREHLHWIVTDIPGTTDASFGSEVVSYDSPMPNIGIHRFIFVLFKQKKRQAVNPRAPSTRDCFNTRRFADENDLGLPVAAVYFNAQRETAARRR; the protein is encoded by the exons ATGGCTAGGGTCCGAAACCCTCTCGTCGTCGGAAAGGTCATCGGGGAGGTCATTGACAACTTCAACCCCACGGTGAATATGACGGTGACCTACAACTCCGACAAGCAGGTGTCCAATGGCCAGGAGTTCTTGCCGTCGGCGGTCGTGTCCAAGCCACGCATTCAGGTCCCGGGCGGCGACATGAGATCTTTCTTCACTCTG GTCATGACGGACCCGGATGTGCCAGGGCCTAGCGATCCATACCTGAGGGAGCATCTCCACTG GATCGTCACTGATATTCCTGGCACCACTGATGCTTCTTTTG GGAGCGAGGTGGTGAGCTACGACAGCCCAATGCCCAACATCGGCATTCACAGGTTCATCTTCGTGCTGTTCAAACAGAAGAAGCGGCAGGCTGTGAACCCTCGAGCTCCCTCCACCAGGGACTGCTTCAACACTCGCCGCTTCGCCGACGAGAACGACCTCGGCCTCCCGGTCGCCGCCGTCTACTTCAACGCGCAGCGGGAGACAGCCGCGCGCCGCCGCTGA